In Lutra lutra chromosome 6, mLutLut1.2, whole genome shotgun sequence, the following are encoded in one genomic region:
- the C6H6orf89 gene encoding bombesin receptor-activated protein C6orf89 homolog isoform X4, protein MSLPITRKYMPENKEIPLHGGDEDRPFPDFDPWWTNSCEQNESDPIPANCTGCAQKLPLKVMLLEDTPKKFERLHPLVIKTGQLLLSKELQHFLCQYPEVTEGFSEGFFTKWWRCFPDRWFPFPYLWRRPLNRARILRELFPVFTYLPFPKDASLKKCFLLQPEPIVGSKMYRMHDLFIVGSGEAMLQLIPPDQCRRHCQSVAMPLEPGDIGYAGATHWKVYVIARGVQPLVICDGTTLSEL, encoded by the exons ATGTCCTTGCCCATTACCAGAAAGTATATGccagaaaacaaggaaattcCTCTGCATGGGGGTGATGAAGACAGACCCTTTCCAG ACTTTGACCCTTGGTGGACAAACAGCTGTGAGCAGAATGAGTCGGACCCCATCCCTGCCAACTGCACTGGCTGTGCCCAGAAATTACCCCTCAAGGTAATGCTCCTGGAAGATACCCCGAAGAAATTTGAGAGGCTCCATCCTCTGGTGATCAAg ACCGGACAGCTCTTGTTGTCCAAGGAGCTTCAGCATTTTCTGTGCCAGTACCCTGAGGTCACGGAAGGCTTCAGCGAAGGGTTTTTCACCAAGTGGTGGCGCTGCTTTCCCGACCGGTGGTtcccatttccttatctgtg GAGAAGACCTCTAAACAGAGCACGCATTTTACGTGAGCTTTTTCCTGTTTTCACCTACCTGCCATTTCCAAAAGATGCCTCCTTAAAAAAGTGCTTCCTTCTTCAACCAGAACCTATCGTGGGTAGTAAG atGTATAGAATGCATGACCTGTTCATCGTTGGCAGTGGTGAGGCCATGTTGCAGCTCATTCCTCCTGACCAGTGCCGAAGACACTGCCAGTCGGTAGCGATGCCCCTAGAGCCCGGGGATATTG GCTATGCCGGTGCCACCCACTGGAAGGTCTACGTGATAGCCAGAGGGGTCCAGCCTTTGGTCATCTGTGATGGAACCACCCTCTCAGAACTATAG